In Myripristis murdjan chromosome 9, fMyrMur1.1, whole genome shotgun sequence, the following proteins share a genomic window:
- the cdk7 gene encoding cyclin-dependent kinase 7 — MAVDVKSRAKRYEKLDFLGEGQFATVYKARDKTTDTIVAIKKIKVGHRTEAKDGINRTALREIKLLQELHHPNIIGLLDAFGHKSNISLVFDFMETDLEVIIKDTSLVLTPANIKAYILMTLQGLEYMHQHWVLHRDLKPNNLLLDGNGVLKLADFGLAKAFGSPNRVYTHQVVTRWYRSPELLFGARMYGVGVDMWAVGCILAELLLRLPFLAGDSDLDQLTKIFEALGTPTEETWPGVSSLPDYVSFKVFPGTPLEHIFSAAGDDLLELLQGLFTFNPCTRTTATQALKMRYFSNRPGPTPGPQLPRPNCSAEALKEKETIGFKRKIEGPETSVMKKKLIF, encoded by the exons ATGGCGGTGGATGTGAAGTCCAGAGCCAAACGCTATGAGAAGCTGGATTTCCTTGGAGAGGGTCAG tttGCCACAGTGTACAAAGCCAGAGACAAGACTACTGACACTATAGTTGCCATAAAAAAG ATCAAGGTTGGTCACAGGACTGAGGCTAAAGATG GTATCAACAGGACTGCCCTTCGAGAGATCAAACTGCTGCAGGAGTTGCATCATCCTAATATCATTGGG ctgttggATGCTTTTGGACACAAATCCAACATTAGCCTCGTGTTTGATTTTATGGAGACAGATCTGGAG gTGATCATCAAAGACACCAGCCTGGTACTGACCCCAGCCAACATCAAAGCCTACATCCTCATGACTCTACAGGGACTGGAATACATGCACCAACACTGGGTCCTGCACAGG GATCTGAAGCCCAATAACTTGCTATTAGACGGCAATGGAGTGTTGAAGTTGGCCGATTTTGGTTTGGCTAAAGCATTCGGCAGCCCCAACAGAGTCTACACACATCAAGTTGTTACCAG GTGGTACCGCTCCCCTGAGCTCCTGTTTGGTGCCAGGATGTACGGCGTAGGTGTAGACATGTGGGCAGTGGGATGCATCCTGGCAGAGCTGCTCCTTCGG TTACCATTCCTTGCTGGAGATTCAGATTTGGACCAGCTGACAAAGATCTTTGAGGCTCTGGGGACGCCGACGGAGGAGACCTGGCCC GGAGTGAGTAGTCTACCAGACTATGTATCCTTCAAAGTGTTTCCCGGCACACCTCTGGAGCACATCTTTAGTGCAGCTGGAGACGACTTGTTAGAGCTGCTGCAGGGCCTCTTCACCTTCAACCCCTGCACAAGAACCACAGCTACACAG GCTCTGAAGATGAGGTACTTCAGTAATCGGCCCGGTCCCACTCCTGGCCCCCAGCTGCCCAGACCCAACTGTTCAGCTGAAGCCCTGAAGGAGAAGGAGACCATCGGGTTCAAGAGGAAAATAGAAGGCCCAGAGACTA gTGTGATGAAGAAGAAGCTGATTTTCTGA